One stretch of Streptomyces sp. A2-16 DNA includes these proteins:
- a CDS encoding LacI family DNA-binding transcriptional regulator: MPTAPATIADVAREAGVSKTTASDALRGHGRVSDATRRTVLDAARRLGYAPNRSARSLRTSVTDTIGLHIPEFPTNAEYYMSFVFGVAEQAAHAGLNVTLLSSGRLPQVDGLILCDPMPGNPVVERLMDAGLPVVTAERYAGERQPDGVVWSDHETAMTELLDHVRAQGARRPALIASDTTADWALTLQRTYARWCAGHRIRPLLRKAPFGASPQVLRGVVGTLLAGAPRTDAIVCAADGAAAAVLPEIRSTGRAVGEDLLLASCVDSLAMRTAEPPITSIELKPRHMGADCARLLCELLSGAAPRGTTRTLPIDLVVRASTAA; encoded by the coding sequence ATGCCGACCGCGCCCGCCACGATCGCCGACGTCGCCCGTGAAGCGGGGGTCTCCAAGACCACCGCGTCGGACGCTCTGCGGGGCCACGGCCGGGTGTCCGACGCGACCCGCCGGACCGTCCTGGACGCCGCCCGGCGCCTCGGCTACGCGCCCAACCGCAGCGCCCGCAGCCTGCGCACCTCCGTCACGGACACCATCGGGCTGCACATCCCGGAGTTCCCCACCAATGCCGAGTACTACATGTCGTTCGTGTTCGGCGTCGCCGAACAGGCCGCACACGCGGGGCTCAACGTGACCCTGCTGTCCTCCGGCCGCCTCCCGCAGGTCGACGGGCTGATCCTGTGCGACCCGATGCCGGGGAACCCGGTCGTGGAACGGCTGATGGACGCGGGGCTCCCGGTCGTCACGGCCGAGCGCTACGCCGGCGAGAGGCAGCCCGACGGCGTGGTCTGGTCCGACCACGAGACGGCCATGACGGAACTCCTCGACCATGTGCGCGCGCAGGGCGCCCGCCGACCGGCGCTCATCGCCTCCGACACCACCGCCGACTGGGCCCTCACCCTCCAGCGCACCTACGCGCGCTGGTGCGCCGGTCACCGCATCAGGCCGCTGCTGCGCAAGGCGCCCTTCGGTGCCTCGCCGCAGGTGCTCCGGGGCGTCGTGGGGACGTTGCTCGCCGGGGCGCCCCGGACCGACGCGATCGTGTGCGCGGCCGACGGGGCCGCGGCGGCCGTCCTGCCCGAGATCCGGTCCACCGGCCGGGCCGTGGGCGAGGACCTGCTGCTGGCGTCCTGCGTCGACAGCCTGGCGATGCGGACCGCCGAGCCCCCGATCACCTCGATCGAGCTGAAACCCCGTCACATGGGCGCGGACTGCGCCCGGTTGCTGTGCGAGCTTCTCTCCGGAGCAGCGCCCCGCGGCACCACCCGCACGCTGCCCATCGACCTCGTCGTACGGGCCTCCACGGCCGCCTGA
- a CDS encoding LacI family DNA-binding transcriptional regulator, whose product MTPSAAEGAAPKGRSRRNFAGSRPVMDDVARLAGVSKQTVSRVLNEHPSVRPETREAVLTAMRTLGYRPSRSARSLASGRTRMLGVITFDAARYGPAAILTAINTAAQEAGYLLSSISLDTAEHDTVVEAVDRLSAEGADGVIAIAPQLWVGHALADTRFDTPLVVLENGFDPETERLTGDSREGARKATEHLLGLGHRTVWHIAGPSGWTSADRRLSSWRSTLEAAGAPVPEPLFGDWSSDSGYHLGRRLTRRTDVTAVFVSNDQMALGVLHAFHEAGRSVPGEVSVVGYDDIPEAAHLLPPLTTVRTDFGEIGTRSLRLLLSRIDDSANPPHPQSRVPVDLVIRASSGPAPEN is encoded by the coding sequence ATGACCCCAAGCGCCGCCGAGGGAGCCGCACCGAAGGGGCGCAGCCGACGCAACTTCGCCGGCTCGCGTCCGGTGATGGACGACGTGGCCCGGCTCGCCGGTGTCTCCAAGCAGACCGTCTCCCGTGTGCTCAACGAGCATCCGTCCGTCCGCCCGGAGACCCGCGAGGCGGTCCTGACGGCCATGCGGACCCTCGGCTACCGGCCCAGCCGCAGCGCCCGTTCGCTGGCCAGCGGCCGCACCCGGATGCTCGGGGTCATCACCTTCGACGCGGCCCGCTACGGACCGGCAGCGATCCTGACCGCGATCAACACGGCCGCCCAGGAGGCCGGTTACCTGCTCAGCTCGATCTCCCTGGACACGGCGGAGCACGACACGGTCGTCGAGGCGGTCGACCGGCTGTCGGCCGAGGGCGCGGACGGGGTGATCGCCATCGCGCCGCAGCTGTGGGTCGGCCATGCCCTGGCGGACACCCGGTTCGACACCCCGCTGGTGGTGCTGGAGAACGGCTTCGACCCGGAGACCGAACGGCTCACCGGGGACTCCCGGGAGGGCGCCCGCAAGGCCACCGAGCATCTGCTGGGGCTCGGCCACCGCACGGTCTGGCACATCGCGGGCCCCAGTGGCTGGACCTCCGCCGACCGCCGGCTGTCGAGCTGGCGCTCCACGCTGGAGGCGGCCGGGGCGCCGGTCCCCGAGCCGCTCTTCGGCGACTGGAGCTCCGACTCCGGCTACCACCTGGGGCGCCGGCTGACCCGGCGTACGGACGTCACCGCGGTGTTCGTGTCCAACGACCAGATGGCTCTCGGTGTCCTGCACGCCTTCCACGAGGCGGGCCGCTCCGTGCCGGGCGAGGTCAGCGTGGTGGGCTACGACGACATCCCCGAGGCCGCGCATCTGCTGCCGCCGCTGACGACCGTGCGCACGGACTTCGGGGAGATCGGCACGCGGTCGCTACGGCTCCTGCTGAGCCGGATCGACGACTCGGCGAACCCGCCGCACCCGCAGTCGCGCGTCCCCGTCGACCTGGTGATCCGCGCGAGCAGCGGGCCGGCCCCGGAGAACTGA
- a CDS encoding beta-galactosidase yields the protein MSHPHHLRVPSPAGPPLTGHLPFTDAPGVPDPIEVTSRWLTRGGRAWFPVSGEFHYSRCPAGEWEEELLKMKAGGITAVASYLIWIHHEEIEGRVRFDGDRDLRRFAELCARHDLDFIPRIGPWSHAEVRNGGLPDWVLARDCRPRTDDPAYLDAVRPWFAAIAEQLHGLDRAHGGPIVAIQIENELYDQPNHLLTLKRMAQDAGLSAPLWTSTAWGGVQLPPDELLPLYGGYTEAFWTEADGGWPDTCRKHFFFTHQRDDEGIGSDLRPVRVRGSEPDAFADRFPWATCELGGGMAVSYHRRPYVDPDDIGALGLTKIGCGSVWQGYYMFHGGTNPVGELSTLQESHATGYPNDLPVLTYDFQAPLGEYGQYRRTYHELRLQHLLLADFGHLVASMESVLPEQLPDGQFDRDTLRWAVRGDGTSGFLFVNNHQPHERLPEHPETSFTVEFPTPDGELTLPSVPVTVPSGAYFCWPLRLDVAGLRLEWATAQPVCTVDVEGRTVLVLAATDGIAPELALDAATVSALHTPSGTATQVGGRLLVTGLRPGTDALVEVDTAEGARVGLLVLDAATARTAYRGRAWGAERLVLSEDGVVFDRDEVRLHGPGTTTSFAVLPAPERAPVVDGVTAEGVADGVFVRYTAPPAPARADSAPEVTLVRAAGPAPETVTGVQGRASAPADKYFDTVAAEYHVRVPDALPPGTLLRLRWSGDVGRAYVGDTLVADQFCSGRVWDIGLDRLPAEALRTGGLRLRVLPLHAQAPVHLPEQARGARETAAVAHADWVTRRTRSVRAG from the coding sequence ATGTCCCACCCGCACCACCTGCGCGTCCCCTCCCCCGCCGGTCCTCCGCTGACGGGGCACCTGCCCTTCACGGACGCCCCCGGGGTGCCCGACCCGATCGAGGTGACCAGCCGCTGGCTCACCCGGGGCGGCCGTGCCTGGTTCCCGGTCTCCGGTGAGTTCCACTACTCCCGCTGTCCCGCCGGGGAGTGGGAGGAGGAGCTGCTGAAGATGAAGGCGGGCGGGATCACGGCCGTCGCCAGTTACCTCATCTGGATCCACCACGAGGAGATCGAGGGCCGCGTCCGCTTCGACGGCGACCGCGACCTGCGGCGCTTCGCCGAACTGTGCGCCCGGCACGACCTGGACTTCATCCCCCGGATCGGCCCCTGGTCGCACGCGGAGGTCCGGAACGGCGGCCTGCCCGACTGGGTCCTGGCCCGCGACTGCCGACCCCGTACCGACGACCCGGCGTACCTGGACGCCGTACGACCCTGGTTCGCCGCGATCGCCGAACAGCTGCACGGTCTCGACCGGGCCCACGGCGGCCCGATCGTGGCGATCCAGATCGAGAACGAGCTCTACGACCAGCCGAACCATCTGCTGACGCTGAAGCGGATGGCCCAGGACGCCGGCCTGAGCGCGCCGCTGTGGACGTCGACCGCCTGGGGCGGGGTCCAACTCCCGCCGGACGAACTGCTCCCCCTCTACGGCGGCTACACCGAGGCCTTCTGGACCGAGGCCGACGGCGGCTGGCCCGACACCTGCCGCAAGCACTTCTTCTTCACCCACCAGCGCGACGACGAGGGCATCGGGTCCGATCTGCGGCCGGTACGGGTGCGCGGCAGCGAGCCCGACGCCTTCGCGGACCGATTCCCCTGGGCCACCTGCGAGTTGGGCGGCGGCATGGCGGTGTCGTACCACCGCAGGCCGTACGTCGACCCGGACGACATCGGAGCCCTCGGCCTCACCAAGATCGGCTGCGGCTCGGTCTGGCAGGGCTACTACATGTTCCACGGCGGCACCAACCCGGTGGGTGAGCTCAGCACCCTGCAGGAGTCCCACGCCACCGGCTATCCGAACGACCTGCCGGTCCTGACGTACGACTTCCAGGCACCGCTCGGCGAGTACGGCCAGTACCGCCGCACCTACCACGAACTGCGCCTCCAGCACCTGCTGCTGGCGGACTTCGGGCACCTCGTCGCCTCCATGGAGTCCGTGCTGCCCGAGCAGCTGCCGGACGGGCAGTTCGACCGGGACACCCTGCGCTGGGCGGTGCGCGGTGACGGCACCTCGGGCTTCCTGTTCGTCAACAACCACCAGCCGCACGAGCGGCTGCCGGAGCACCCGGAGACGTCCTTCACGGTCGAATTCCCCACTCCAGATGGGGAATTGACCCTGCCCAGCGTTCCCGTCACGGTGCCGAGCGGCGCGTACTTCTGCTGGCCGCTGCGTCTCGACGTGGCCGGTCTGCGGCTGGAGTGGGCCACCGCCCAGCCGGTGTGCACGGTCGACGTCGAGGGCCGTACGGTCCTCGTGCTGGCCGCGACGGACGGCATCGCGCCCGAACTCGCCCTGGACGCGGCCACGGTGTCGGCCCTGCACACCCCAAGCGGCACCGCCACCCAGGTCGGCGGCCGACTCCTGGTGACCGGACTGCGCCCCGGCACCGACGCCCTGGTGGAGGTGGACACCGCCGAGGGCGCAAGGGTCGGCCTGCTGGTGCTGGACGCGGCGACGGCCCGTACCGCCTACCGGGGCCGGGCATGGGGTGCCGAGCGGCTGGTGCTGAGCGAGGACGGTGTGGTCTTCGACCGGGACGAGGTACGGCTGCACGGTCCGGGGACGACGACGTCGTTCGCCGTGCTGCCCGCGCCCGAGCGGGCCCCCGTGGTCGACGGGGTGACCGCGGAAGGGGTCGCCGACGGCGTGTTCGTCCGTTACACGGCCCCGCCGGCCCCCGCCCGCGCGGACTCCGCGCCCGAGGTGACCCTCGTGCGGGCCGCCGGTCCCGCGCCCGAGACCGTCACCGGTGTCCAGGGCCGGGCGAGCGCGCCCGCCGACAAGTACTTCGACACCGTGGCCGCCGAGTACCACGTACGGGTTCCGGACGCGCTGCCGCCCGGGACGCTGCTGCGGCTGCGCTGGAGCGGGGACGTGGGGCGGGCGTACGTGGGAGACACGCTGGTCGCCGACCAGTTCTGCTCGGGGCGGGTGTGGGACATCGGCCTCGACCGGCTGCCCGCGGAAGCGCTGCGGACCGGGGGTCTGCGGCTGCGGGTGCTGCCGCTGCACGCCCAGGCGCCGGTGCACCTGCCCGAACAGGCCCGCGGCGCCCGGGAGACGGCCGCCGTCGCACACGCCGACTGGGTCACCAGGCGCACCCGTTCGGTCCGGGCGGGCTGA
- a CDS encoding beta-galactosidase, which produces MPALTTSPDGFLLHGEPFRIISGAMHYFRIHPDQWTDRLRKARLMGLNTIETYLPWNLHEPEPGTLVLDGILDLPRWLRLAQDEGLHVLLRPGPFICAEWDDGGLPAWLLADPGIRLRSSDPRFTAAFDGYLDRLLPALRPFMAAHGGPVIAVQVENEYGAYGDDTAYLKHVHQALRDRGVEELLYTCDQANAEHLAAGTLPGTLATVTFGSRVEENLAALRAHQPQGPLMCSEFWIGWFDHWGGPHHVRPAADAAADLDRLLSAGASVNIYMFHGGTNFGFTNGANHKHAYEPTITSYDYDAPLTESGDPGPKYHAFREVIARHTAVPEEPAPAPAPKLAVTDVDLDHRAPLLPYVRGLPSTDTGTPVTMNELGVHTGYVLYRTTLPGSGDGLLHFPGGVGDRAQVFVDGACAGVLERERHDETLPVRVPHTGAVLEVLVENMGGVNYGPRIGAPKGLLGPVSFQGTELRGWECRAVPLDDLAAVPFGPSEARTDAVPAFHRGTFEVDGPADTFLALPGWTKGQAWVNGFHLGRYWNRGPQHTLYVPAPVLRPGTNELVLLELHATTGTRAQLTDTPDLGPEID; this is translated from the coding sequence ATGCCCGCTCTGACGACGTCCCCCGACGGTTTCCTCCTGCACGGTGAGCCGTTCCGGATCATCTCCGGGGCCATGCACTACTTCCGGATCCATCCCGACCAGTGGACCGACCGGCTGCGCAAGGCCCGGCTGATGGGTCTGAACACCATCGAGACGTATCTGCCGTGGAACCTCCACGAGCCCGAACCCGGCACCCTGGTCCTGGACGGCATCCTCGACCTGCCCCGCTGGCTGCGTCTGGCCCAGGACGAGGGTCTGCACGTCCTGTTGCGCCCCGGGCCCTTCATCTGCGCCGAGTGGGACGACGGCGGTCTGCCCGCCTGGCTGCTCGCGGACCCCGGCATCCGGCTGCGCAGCAGCGACCCCCGCTTCACGGCGGCGTTCGACGGCTACCTCGACCGACTCCTGCCCGCTCTGCGACCGTTCATGGCGGCGCACGGCGGCCCGGTGATCGCCGTGCAGGTGGAGAACGAGTACGGGGCGTACGGCGACGACACCGCGTACCTCAAGCACGTCCACCAGGCACTGCGCGACCGCGGTGTCGAGGAGCTGCTGTACACCTGCGACCAGGCCAACGCCGAGCACCTGGCGGCCGGCACCCTGCCGGGCACGCTCGCCACGGTCACCTTCGGCAGCCGCGTCGAGGAGAACCTGGCCGCCCTCCGCGCCCACCAGCCCCAAGGCCCGCTGATGTGCTCGGAGTTCTGGATCGGCTGGTTCGACCACTGGGGCGGCCCGCACCACGTACGGCCCGCCGCCGACGCCGCCGCCGACCTGGACCGCCTGCTGTCGGCCGGCGCCTCCGTCAACATCTACATGTTCCACGGCGGCACCAACTTCGGCTTCACCAACGGCGCCAACCACAAGCACGCCTACGAGCCCACCATCACGTCCTACGACTACGACGCCCCGCTCACCGAGAGCGGTGACCCCGGCCCCAAGTACCACGCCTTCCGTGAGGTGATCGCCCGCCACACGGCCGTCCCCGAGGAGCCGGCCCCGGCGCCCGCGCCCAAGCTCGCGGTCACCGACGTCGATCTGGACCACCGGGCGCCGCTGCTGCCGTACGTGCGCGGACTGCCGTCGACGGACACCGGGACACCGGTGACGATGAACGAACTGGGCGTGCACACCGGTTACGTGCTCTACCGCACCACGCTTCCCGGTTCGGGCGACGGCCTGCTGCACTTCCCGGGCGGGGTCGGCGACCGCGCGCAGGTCTTCGTGGACGGCGCCTGCGCCGGCGTCCTGGAGCGGGAACGGCACGACGAGACCCTGCCCGTGCGGGTGCCGCACACCGGGGCCGTCCTCGAAGTGCTCGTGGAGAACATGGGCGGGGTCAACTACGGGCCGCGCATCGGGGCTCCCAAGGGGCTGCTGGGCCCGGTGTCCTTCCAGGGCACCGAACTGCGCGGCTGGGAGTGCCGGGCCGTGCCGCTGGACGACCTGGCCGCGGTGCCGTTCGGCCCGTCCGAGGCGCGCACGGACGCCGTGCCCGCCTTCCACCGGGGCACCTTCGAGGTGGACGGCCCGGCGGACACCTTCCTCGCCCTGCCCGGCTGGACCAAGGGCCAGGCCTGGGTCAACGGCTTCCACCTCGGCCGTTACTGGAACCGCGGCCCGCAGCACACCCTGTACGTCCCCGCGCCCGTCCTGCGCCCCGGCACCAACGAACTGGTCCTGCTGGAGCTGCACGCCACCACCGGCACCCGCGCCCAGCTCACCGACACGCCCGACCTCGGCCCGGAGATCGACTGA